In the genome of Streptomyces sp. NBC_00433, the window GGACGCCCAGCCTCAAGCTGCGGCTGATGGAGCAGTGGGTCAGGAGCGAGGACAGCCTCGCCCAGGCGCTCGCCGAGGCCCTGGGTGTCGCGCCGGACGGCGTCGTGCCGCGGGTGCTCGCCTGCCAGGTCGTCGCGACGCAGCGCACCTTGACCGTGCGCAATGTCGAGCGGATGCTCGCCGGCGAGCGCCCCGCCGACGTGCTGGCGCGGTGTGCGGCCGAGGCGGACGAGGGCTTCGGCCTGCTGGAGAAAGCCCTGCCCTGACCCGGGTGCGGGCCTGCCCCGAAGCTCGGGGGGAAACCGGTTACATCCGGGGGTCAAAGAGCGTTGACGTGGGCCGATCGGGTTGCGAAGGTGGTCGCGACATCGACTTCTGGAGGGGCGGTCCACATGGGCGGCGGCAAGGACGGCGGGTCGGCACGCGCCGAGATGCGGGCGTACGCGACCGAACTGGCCGACGCGCTGCCGCCGTACGCCACCGCGGGCGGCGCCCGTATCCGGCTCGGCGTCAACATCGCGCACCACGACGACACCGCCGCCGACCTGGAGGGCTACGCCCGCCCCCTGTGGGGCCTGGCCCCGCTGGCCGCAGGCGGCGGCGACTTCGGGCACTGGGACGTGTGGGCGCGCGGCCTGGCCGCGGGCACCGACCCCGGGCACCCCGGATACTGGGGCGCCCCCGAGGGGATCGACCAGCGCACCGTCGAGTCCGCCGCCTTCGGCTTCGCCCTGGCACTGGCGCCCGAGCAGCTCTGGGACCCGCTCAGCGGCCCGGAGAAGGACCGGGTCGGCGCCTGGCTCACCCGCTTCCTGACCGCCGACACCCCGGACAACAACTGGAACTTCTTCCCCGTCATGGTCTCCCTCGGCCTGGACAGGGTCGGCTACGCCCACGACCGCGACGCCCGGCACGCCCGCCTGGAGCGCCTGGAGACCTACGCGCTGGCCGACGGCTGGTACAGCGACGGGCCCACCGAGCAGCGCGACTACTACATCCCCTGGGCCATGCACTTCTACGGCCTGATCTACGCGGCCCTGGCCGGCGGGGAGGACCCGGCGCGCACCGCCCGCTTCCGGCAGCGGGCCGGCGAATTCGCCCTCGGCTTCCGGCACTGGTTCGCCGACGACGGCTCCGCCGTGCCCTACGGGCGCAGCCTCACCTACCGCTTCGCCCAGGGGTCCTTCTGGGGCGCGCTCGGCTATGCCGACGTCGGCGCGCTGCCCGCCGGCGAGGTCAAGGGCCTGCTGATGCGGCACCTGCGCTGGTGGCGCGACCGTTCCGCCGCGACCTCGCCCGACGGCCTGCTGAGCATCGGCTACGGCTACCCGCAGCCCGCCGTCGCCGAGCAGTACAACGGACCGGCGTCGCCCTACTGGGCGATGAAGGCCTTCCTGCCGCTCGCACTGCCCGCAGCCCACCGCTTCTGGGCCGCCGACGAGCAGCCGCCGCCCGACCTGCCCGACACCCTCGTGCAACCGCCCGCCGGCGCCGTCCTGCTGCGCTCCGGCGGCGACGTGACCCTGCTCAGCGGGCGCCAGCACAACACCTGGGCGCGCGGCGGCCCGGCCAAATACGCCAAGTTCGCCTACTCCACCCGCTTCGGCTTCAGCCTGCCCGTCGGCGACCTGGGCCTCGTGCCCGGGGCGTACGACTCGGTGCTCGCCCTCAGCGACGACGAGGGCGACGAACCGGTGCACTTCCGGGTGCGGGAGACCTGCGAGGACCCGGCCGCCTCGGGCGACGGCATCGAGGAGGACGGCACCGTCCGCAGCACCTGGCGGCCGTGGGCCGACGTGGAGATCACCACCTGGCTGACCGCCGCCGCGCCCTGGCACCTGCGCACCCACCGCATCCGCACCGGGCGCGCCCTGCACACCGCCGAGGGCGGCTTCGCCGTCGACCGCGACGGCGGCACCGCCGACCGGGAGGAGGGCGCGGGCCGGGCGCTGGCCGTCAGCGCGGGCGGCGACCTCAGCGGCCTCGTCGACCTGGCCCCCGACGACGGCGCCCTCCCGCGCGAGGGCCGGGTGATCGAGCCGCTGCCCGGCACCAACGTCCTCGCCCGCCGCACCGCCCTGCCCACCCTGGTCGGCCAACTCCCGCCGGGCGAGCACTGGTTGCGCTGCGCCGTGCTGGGCACGGGCCCGGCGGGCGCCACCGCCTGGCAGGACCCCCCGCCGGCCCCGCGCCACTGACCCCCTCAGGCCTCCAACGGGTGCCCCGTCGTGGCGTCCACATGGTCGGGGACCTCGTCGTGGCTGTCCCCGACCGTCAGGGTGCCGGTCGGCTCGAAGAGCAGGATCGACGCGCCCGACGGCGACGACGGCCGGTGCCCGGTGCCCCGAGGCACGGTGAAGACCGAGCCGCGGGGGAGCAGCACCTCGCGCTCGCCGTCCGGTTCGCGCAGCTCGATCCGCAACTCGCCGTCCAGGACCAGGAAGAACTCGTCGGTGCTGTCGTGGGTGTGCCACACGTGCTCGCCCGCGACCTTCGCGACCCGTACGTCGTAGTCGTTGACGCGGGTGACGATACGCGGGCTCCACAGGTCGTCGAAGGTCGCCAAAGCAGCGGCAAGGGCTGTCGGTTCAGTGCGCATGCCTCATTTTCACCCGGCCCGCGGGACCGGCGGGAGCGATCACGCCCATCCGCTCCCACCGCCTCGAACGCCGAGCCGGACCTCCTCCCCACGGGTGGGCGGAGGTGCG includes:
- a CDS encoding cupin domain-containing protein, whose translation is MRTEPTALAAALATFDDLWSPRIVTRVNDYDVRVAKVAGEHVWHTHDSTDEFFLVLDGELRIELREPDGEREVLLPRGSVFTVPRGTGHRPSSPSGASILLFEPTGTLTVGDSHDEVPDHVDATTGHPLEA
- a CDS encoding DUF2264 domain-containing protein, translating into MGGGKDGGSARAEMRAYATELADALPPYATAGGARIRLGVNIAHHDDTAADLEGYARPLWGLAPLAAGGGDFGHWDVWARGLAAGTDPGHPGYWGAPEGIDQRTVESAAFGFALALAPEQLWDPLSGPEKDRVGAWLTRFLTADTPDNNWNFFPVMVSLGLDRVGYAHDRDARHARLERLETYALADGWYSDGPTEQRDYYIPWAMHFYGLIYAALAGGEDPARTARFRQRAGEFALGFRHWFADDGSAVPYGRSLTYRFAQGSFWGALGYADVGALPAGEVKGLLMRHLRWWRDRSAATSPDGLLSIGYGYPQPAVAEQYNGPASPYWAMKAFLPLALPAAHRFWAADEQPPPDLPDTLVQPPAGAVLLRSGGDVTLLSGRQHNTWARGGPAKYAKFAYSTRFGFSLPVGDLGLVPGAYDSVLALSDDEGDEPVHFRVRETCEDPAASGDGIEEDGTVRSTWRPWADVEITTWLTAAAPWHLRTHRIRTGRALHTAEGGFAVDRDGGTADREEGAGRALAVSAGGDLSGLVDLAPDDGALPREGRVIEPLPGTNVLARRTALPTLVGQLPPGEHWLRCAVLGTGPAGATAWQDPPPAPRH